The region ACGCCGTTGATCTCCTCGACCGACAGGCAGACCGCGGCGAACGAGATCAGCGCTCCGATGCCGATCACCGCCGCGAGCGCCAGCAGACCCGCCCGCAATCCGGACCAGACCTCGGCCTCCATCCGCTCCCACAGCAGGTAGGCCAGGCCGCAGCGGTTGGCCACGCCCGCCGTCGAACCGACCGCCGCGGTCAGGCCGCAGCGCATGAACGCGTCCACAGGGGACGCGCCGACGGTGTCGGCGATGGTCAGCGCGATGCCGGCGCCCACCGCGGCGTGGGCGAGGCCCATCGTGGCGATCACGCACGCCGCCTGGCCCGGTCGCCGCAGCCGGGAACGACGCGCCACCCTGGCCGACGCCGCCGCGCTCAGCAGGACCAGCAACGACGTCGGCAGCAGCGGGAACACGCCGAGCGGCGCGCCGGAGATCGACAGCGGCACCTGGTGGGCGGCCAGCCAGCCCGGCAGCGCGGCGGCGAAGGCGGTGGCGGCAGGCGCGGTGGTGCCTTCGGCGGTCGCCACGACCAGCGCGAGGAGCCCCGCAGTGCCGAGGTAACCGGTCAGGACGACACCCGCGACGGCGGTGCCGAGCAGCCGCCACCGGACGCCCAGGCGCCCGTCGGACTCGCCGTCGGCGATGCCGTGGGGGATCGAGTCGAGCACTGACACGGGCCCGAATGTCGCACTGCCATTAGACCGAACGGGCCCAACACGCCGCCGGCTCCGTCCATCGGGCTATGCCGCGGCCGGGAAGCGCGAAGGGCGCCGCCCACGTCGTGAGCGGCGCCCTCCACCTGCCGGTCGGGACTACTCGAAGCCCGGGTGCGGCATCTGCCGCGTGCCCTGCGCGCCGCCGGGCTGCGAGGTACCGCTGTCGCCCGGAGCATCGCCGCCCTGGCGGTTGCCGCCGGACTGGTTACCACCAGGCTGATTTCCGCTGGGCTGGTTACCACCGGGCTGGTTGCCGCCGACGCTCGGCTGGGGGCCGGTGTTGCCGGACGGCGGGTTCGACTGCGGACCGGGACCACCGGGCACGCGCGGCTGGGGCCCGGTACCGCTCGACGCGGGACCGCCGCTGCCGGGCAGCGGCGCACCACCCGCGGCAGGGGTCCAGCTACCGGGCTGCGGCGGCTGGCCGCCGGGGCTCCACGGCGGCGGAGGTCCACCGGCCGGCTGCGGCGGCTGCGCACCGCCGGGCTGCTGCGGGTGGCCACCGGCCGGGGCGCCCCAATGCGGGGGCTGCGGGAACGAACCCGACTGCGGCTGGCCCGGCTGCGGCTTGCCCGGGTGGGACTGGCCCTGCGGCGGCTGCGCGGACGGGGAGTCGCCGGGCTTCGAAGGCTGCGACTTCAACTGCTTCGGCGGCGCGACGACCTCGTTCTCCACCAGCAGCAGGTAGGCCACCGCGCCGGACTGGACCAGCG is a window of Saccharopolyspora erythraea NRRL 2338 DNA encoding:
- a CDS encoding DUF5336 domain-containing protein is translated as MSVPFGTPPPASQREASSGPDLSRILTLVVAGAGAIAYLLGFFDPAAGAEISGITGFALIASAVLGALRLLPKAPNTMYAAAPLSAYAALALLQGLIGGLAGGVVVVVLLVALVQSGAVAYLLLVENEVVAPPKQLKSQPSKPGDSPSAQPPQGQSHPGKPQPGQPQSGSFPQPPHWGAPAGGHPQQPGGAQPPQPAGGPPPPWSPGGQPPQPGSWTPAAGGAPLPGSGGPASSGTGPQPRVPGGPGPQSNPPSGNTGPQPSVGGNQPGGNQPSGNQPGGNQSGGNRQGGDAPGDSGTSQPGGAQGTRQMPHPGFE